The Novosphingobium sp. P6W DNA window TGACGTTTCAACGAGGTCGGGCCATTCGACGCTAGCGTGGACGGGCCTGTACTAGGGTAGGTGTTGGCCTCAACTTTCGACCGCATCTCACGCCTCTTCAGTGCCAGCGTCAGTCTCGAACTCCGCTCTCTGGCGACGTTCGGATATCGGGGTGAACCCGGGGACAAGCCCCACTGAATGAGCGCGCAAACTTCGCGATGGAGGGGGCCTTCGGGCCAGCACGCACGATTTGTCCACGGAATGCAGTTCCGGCATCATTCTGGATTGTGCCTCAGAATGAATGACCGCGGGCACCGGCCCAGCAAAATGCCGGCCGATGCCCGCCGAACAATCAGGCTGCCGCAGGGACGGGGATCGGGTTTTCGATCATCGCGCTGTTGAAGCCGTTGAACACCTGGTGCTCATTTGCGCCCGGGTTGTTGCGGAAGTCCTTGATCGCATCGACGACGATCTCTTCGTCGTCGCTCTCCAGCTTTTCCAAGGTCTCGGCAATAAAGGCGTCGAGCGGCATGGCACGGGGGTCACCGCTCTTGCCGACCAAGTCGGTATCCACCCAGGGCGGTGCGATCTCCTGGACCCGCACCGACGAGTCACGGAGCATGAAGCGCTGCGACATGGTGAAGCTATGAAGTGCGGCCTTACTGGCCGAGTAGACGGCATTTCCGGCAAGCGGTACATAGGCCAGCACCGACGTGTTATTGATGATGACACTGCGCGGCTGTGCCTTCAACTGGGCGATCAGCGCCGAGGTCATCCTGATCGGGCCTAGGAGGTTCGTCGTCAGGATCTGCTGGCTGACATCGTCGTCAATCGCGATCGAGGCATCGTCGAACGGCATGATGCCTGCATTGTTGATGAGGACATTCAACGTCGGGAACTTCGCAGTCAGTTCGGCTGCAGCGGCTTCGATGCTCGAGGGATCCGTAATGTCGAGACGGATGCCCGCCATTCCGGGATTTGCCGCGGTAACTTCATCGATGAGGGCCTGGCGTCGGCCCGCGACGATCACTTGATTACCCTTGGCATGGAACGCTTCGGCGAGTGCGCGGCCAATTCCCGATGTGGAGCCGGTGATGAAGATGGTGTTGTCAGTGAGTTGCATGATGTCTCTCTAAGTTTTGTTGTTGAAGGCAAAGGGCAGGCCTGTCAGGCTCTGTTGGCGGTGCCACCTTACCGATCCAGTCAGTGACCGATCGTGCGTTAGGCGGTGGAGGGGTCTTCCCAGAGGAAGTGGGCGCTCTTGAGAAGTTCGTGGCAGCAATGGGGTACCGGGCGCTCGAAGGCGCCGTTTGCGGCAGGGGCCAGCGGATCAGTCCCACCTGGCGAAACGAGCATTGGAGTGCGCCTGCCTTTGGTCAGATCCTGACGAACAGGCAGGTCACATGGATGTGCGCGCACATAGGCGGCCGCTTGGGCGTACCGCCCGTTGGCCGGAGAGAGGCGATAATCCTCCATGACCTTAGCGGACAGCCGCTCCGCCGACGGCGCCTCGATCACACGCGCGCCGCGAGGTAACGGGCGCCGGGTGTAGCATGGGCGAGATCGCGCGCGATGCGTTGACGCTGCGTCTCGTAGTCATCCCACAGCGTGCCGTCCTGAAGTGGCGGAATGGTCACCACTTCGCCCAGGTCGAGGCCGGCAAGCGCCGCATCGACCATCGCATCGGCAGGCATCACGAGCGGGCTGTCGGCATAGCCGCCGGCGCCGGCGATGCCCCAGAATTCGGTCGCGGTGCCGCCGGGTAGAACCGCCTGTACCCGAACGCCCTTGTCGGCCAGTTCGTGCTGAAGTGATTGAGTGAAGGCCAGGACGAAGGCCTTCGTTCCACCATAGACGCCGTTCAGGATTTCCGGGCCAATCGCGACAATAGAGGAGATGTTGATGATCGTGCCACCACCGCGAGCGGCGAAGCCGGGCGCTGCCGCGTAGGAAAGACGCATCAGCGCGGTCACGTTAAGGTCGACCATCAGTTCCATCCGGCCGACATCGGACTTCAGCAACGGCGTCACGCCGCCGAACCCGGCGTTGTTCACCAGCATGGTGACGCCGGCATTCTCGCGCAGAACGCGCTCGACCGTGAAGAGGTCTTCTTTATCCGACAGGTCCGCAGTCATCACATTCACCGAGCGACCTGTCTGGTCAGTGATGCGTGCCGCTACCTCCTGCAGGCGCTCGGTGTTCCGAGCGACCAGGATCAAATCGTAGCCACGGTGCGCCAGGCGATCGGCATAGATGGCGCCGATCCCGGTAGAGGCGCCGGTCACCAGCGCAGTTCCCATCAGGGTCATCTCATGTCTCCAGTTGCTGCTCTTGCTGCGGTCGTTCGAAATGTAGGCTTGATACCCGTTGACCTAAATGACATATAAACGGCGTTTTAAGACATTCGGAGCGAGGGATATGCGCAAAGTCGGCTTCATCCTGCATCCAGGCTATTCGCCGATGAGCCTGGCGGTCTCGACGGTCTTCGAGCTCGCCAATCTGCAAGCGGACGAGCCGGTCTATGATGTGCGTATGCTGTCGGCGAAGGGCGGTCCTGTCCGGACCTCCGTCGGCTTCGAGGTGATGACCGCCCCGTTCGCAGGCGAGACGCTGGACCTCCTTGTCGTCGGTGGCAGCATGGAGGATGCAACGCCCGAAGTGATCGCTTTTGTTCGGACGGCCCCGCAGTTCGCTCGCCGGATCGCGGCCCCCTGCGTTGGGGCGCTTGTCCTTGCCGAAGCAGGCCTGCTCGACGGGCGGCGCGCCACAACTCATTGGATGTACGCGCGCGACATGGCGAAGCGGTACCCGCGCGTGAAAGTCGAAGAGGATAGGATCTTCATTGCTGACGGCCCCATCTGGACCTCGGCGGGGATGACGGCAGGAATCGATCTGGCGCTGGCTTTGGTCGAAGAAGATCTTGGACTGGTGGCCGCCCGCCAAGTCGCGCGAAAGCTCGTGGTTTATCACCGTCGTAGCGGCGGACAGTCCCAGTTTTCGACCCTGCTTGAACTCGAGCCGAAATCCGATCGGATGCAAGCGGTCCTCACCTACGCTAAGCGCAATCTTGCCGACCGGCTTTCGGTGGAGGATCTCGCGGAGCGTGCGCATCTTTCCCCGCGACAGTTCAGCCGGGCCTTCCAATCGGAGACCGGTCAGACACCTGCAAAAGCTATCGAGCACCTTCGATTGGAGGCAGCTAGAACGCTTATGGAGAATACCGCTCATCCGATAGATGTGGTCGCGCAGCAAACGGGTTTTGCTGATCGGGATCGCATGCGGCGGGCGTTCCTGCGCGCGTACGGGCAGCCACCCGGCACCGTACGACGGGCCGCGTACCGACATGGTGCGTCGGACCGTATTGAGGCGTGAGGCGGTGCCCTCTGGATTATCCATGGAGGATCCAGCCCATCATTAACGGGAACAGCAGACCAATGCTGCCCACACAGAGCCGGAAGCGCGCTTGAGCTGGTGGGCTGTAGATCGTCATCTCAAACCTCAAACCTCAAATTGGGTGCCGGGCCGGCACGCTGCGCGGCGGGGGAGGGCAGACGCAGCGTCACAGGGGGGCGTGTCTGAGCCGGCCCGGTCATTGCGACTATGCCGTCGGGCGATGCCGCCATACAGACGTGCGCCGGTCTGGTGTCCTCCTCCATTGGTAGGGGGAGGGGTCTTTCTTTCCACGCGAGCGCGTGTGGCCAGCATACGAAAGCGGCCGTCCCGGTTTAAGGGTGGTTGGGTCATAACAAGGCGTAGGAGACCACTATGCCCCAGAAGCCCAATTTGCTGGCAATCGTCAGCGCGCTCGCTGCCTTTACACCGTCTGTCGGATTGGTGAGAGCCAATGCGCCTGAGGAAGGCTCGCACCGTCCCCACGGGCAATTGCCTGCTCCGCTACGCGGGGCCCGGTAATCGGTTCGTCTGAAAATGGAAGCTCACCGACGCCTGACGCGCGCATGGGGTGTTTCGTGTCTTGCCTGCTCGGAACTTCGTGAACTCCACCCCTTCAAGAGTGCTACTGAACGGGACAGCCGTCTCTATACGGTTTGCAACAACCCGTTAGAGCGGCGCCATCTGGACCTTTACTATCATCTTCAAGCCCTGCAGGCCGGCACGGCGGGACTTCGGCTGAGTCCCTTGCGGTCCCGAGCATTCAGCGCTGTGACCGTTTATCTTCCCCCAGTTTGCAGCATCTGATGGACGACATGGAGCATCTCGTTAGCTTCGAAAGGTTTGCTGAGGAACAGAATGTCGGTTTCGCGCGCGCGCCGCTCAATGTTTGCAGTCGGATAAGCTGTCATTAGCAATATCGGCATCGCCTGGCTGCGGCCTCGCAGGCGACGCGCGAACTCGAGGCCGTCGATGCGACCCATCTGCAGATCGGTGATCACACAATTGCTGTCCTCGATGTGCGGATCAGCCAGCGCCTCCTCGGCGCTGGCGAACGTCCTGGCACTATGACCTGCGCTGCGAAGCAATCCGTCGAGAGCGAGGCGGATGCCCTCATCATCGTCCACCACAGAAATCTGGGGGGCAGAGTCCATTACGCTTCCATCCCGTGACATCACAAACTTCATTCGTGAGGCGATTTGCCCTCCAGGTGCAGGCGTCATCTGGTATGGGGTCAACGGCTGTGCTCGACTATCTTGGTGTCGCAACAGTCGGCCTGCAGATCCGATCCCCCCCTACGCTGGTATCGTTCTCTGGCGCGGCTAAGTCTTGTATGTCTCGCGGACGGACATTGTGGTGAGATATGATTCAACGCTTCGACGCAATCATCATTGGTACAGGGCAAGCCGGCCCAGCGCTCGCCGGCCGGCTGTCCGCTGCGGGTTGGACGGTCGCTATCATCGAGCGACATCTCGTGGGGGGGACCTGCGTCAACACCGGGTGCAAACCCACCAAGGCGCTCGTTGCTTCAGCCTATGCCGCTCACATGGCACGGCGCGGCGCGGATTTCGGAGTTGTAACCGGTCCGATCTCGATCGATATTAGCCGGGTTCACGCGCGCACGCAAAAAATCTCGCAGGACGGCCGTTCAGCGAACGAAAAATGGCTCCGCGCTCTGGACGGATGCAGCTTGATATTCGGCCACGCGCGCTTCGAAGGTCCCGACACGGTACGTGTCGGCGAACAAGTTCTCACGGCCGAGCGCATATTTATCAATGTCGGCGGGCGGGCTCTGATACCCGACTTGCCGGGAGCGGCGGACGTACCGTTGCTGACTAACAGTTCGCTGCTCGAACTTGCGGCGCTCCCAGAACACCTCGTGATCATTGGCGGCAGCTATATAGGTCTCGAGTTTGCCCAAGCCTATCGGCGTTTGGGCTCGCAAGTTACTGTCATCGAGAAAGGCCCGAGAGTCGTGTCACGTGAGGATGCGGAGATATCGAAAAGGCTGCGCGAGATGCTCGAAGCCGAGGGGGTCTCGATCCGCACCGATGCCGAGTGCATTCGCTTTGCGCCGGTCGAGCGCGGGATCGAAGTCGGCGTTGATTGTACCGAAGGAGAACCCGCGATCGTGGCAAGTCACGTGCTCATGGCGGTGGGCCGGGTTCCGAACACCGATGATCTCGACCTTGGCCGGGCCGGGGTCGAGACCGACGCGCGCGGCTATATTCGTGTCGACGATTGTCTCGCGACCTCGGTATCTGGAGTATGGGCACTAGGCGACTGCAATGGTCGCGGCGCATTTACGCACACCAGCTACAACGACTTTGAGATCGTCGCAGAGAATCTTCTCGACCGGGGTAGCCGACGTGTGACCGATCGTATCGCATGCTACGCTCTCTTTACCGATCCGCCGCTTGCTCGGGTCGGACTGAGCGCAGATCAGGCGCTTGCTGCCGGGCATTCCATCAAAATTGGTCACCGGGAGATGGCGCGGGTCGGCCGTGCGGTCGAAAAGGACGAACAGATTGGCTTCATGAAGATTGTCGTCGATGCAGGGACGGATATCATTCTCGGCGGAACGATCCTTGGCACTGGCGGAGATGAAGCGATCCACGTTATCTTGGACATGATGGCGAATGGGGCGACAGCCGACACGCTTCGCCGCACGGTCCACATTCACCCGACAATATCCGAACTCCTTCCGACGATCGCTGGCGAGTTGGGCACCATCCAGCCGGCCTCGCGGCCCACATCATGATCAGAGGTTTGCAATGGAAACGATAGGCCGCGATTTACGCGAAATGCAGCGTGTTCCGCTTGCGCAATCCCATGTCACGGCGCTGCGGGCCGCCGGCGTGGCCCGTCGCTACCCGGCGGGTACATTTGTCTCTCGCCCCGGTGAACCCGTCGACCGCTTCATTTATGTCGTCG harbors:
- a CDS encoding SDR family oxidoreductase: MQLTDNTIFITGSTSGIGRALAEAFHAKGNQVIVAGRRQALIDEVTAANPGMAGIRLDITDPSSIEAAAAELTAKFPTLNVLINNAGIMPFDDASIAIDDDVSQQILTTNLLGPIRMTSALIAQLKAQPRSVIINNTSVLAYVPLAGNAVYSASKAALHSFTMSQRFMLRDSSVRVQEIAPPWVDTDLVGKSGDPRAMPLDAFIAETLEKLESDDEEIVVDAIKDFRNNPGANEHQVFNGFNSAMIENPIPVPAAA
- a CDS encoding SDR family oxidoreductase, coding for MTLMGTALVTGASTGIGAIYADRLAHRGYDLILVARNTERLQEVAARITDQTGRSVNVMTADLSDKEDLFTVERVLRENAGVTMLVNNAGFGGVTPLLKSDVGRMELMVDLNVTALMRLSYAAAPGFAARGGGTIINISSIVAIGPEILNGVYGGTKAFVLAFTQSLQHELADKGVRVQAVLPGGTATEFWGIAGAGGYADSPLVMPADAMVDAALAGLDLGEVVTIPPLQDGTLWDDYETQRQRIARDLAHATPGARYLAARV
- a CDS encoding GlxA family transcriptional regulator; translation: MRKVGFILHPGYSPMSLAVSTVFELANLQADEPVYDVRMLSAKGGPVRTSVGFEVMTAPFAGETLDLLVVGGSMEDATPEVIAFVRTAPQFARRIAAPCVGALVLAEAGLLDGRRATTHWMYARDMAKRYPRVKVEEDRIFIADGPIWTSAGMTAGIDLALALVEEDLGLVAARQVARKLVVYHRRSGGQSQFSTLLELEPKSDRMQAVLTYAKRNLADRLSVEDLAERAHLSPRQFSRAFQSETGQTPAKAIEHLRLEAARTLMENTAHPIDVVAQQTGFADRDRMRRAFLRAYGQPPGTVRRAAYRHGASDRIEA
- a CDS encoding response regulator transcription factor, whose amino-acid sequence is MDSAPQISVVDDDEGIRLALDGLLRSAGHSARTFASAEEALADPHIEDSNCVITDLQMGRIDGLEFARRLRGRSQAMPILLMTAYPTANIERRARETDILFLSKPFEANEMLHVVHQMLQTGGR
- a CDS encoding FAD-containing oxidoreductase, producing MIQRFDAIIIGTGQAGPALAGRLSAAGWTVAIIERHLVGGTCVNTGCKPTKALVASAYAAHMARRGADFGVVTGPISIDISRVHARTQKISQDGRSANEKWLRALDGCSLIFGHARFEGPDTVRVGEQVLTAERIFINVGGRALIPDLPGAADVPLLTNSSLLELAALPEHLVIIGGSYIGLEFAQAYRRLGSQVTVIEKGPRVVSREDAEISKRLREMLEAEGVSIRTDAECIRFAPVERGIEVGVDCTEGEPAIVASHVLMAVGRVPNTDDLDLGRAGVETDARGYIRVDDCLATSVSGVWALGDCNGRGAFTHTSYNDFEIVAENLLDRGSRRVTDRIACYALFTDPPLARVGLSADQALAAGHSIKIGHREMARVGRAVEKDEQIGFMKIVVDAGTDIILGGTILGTGGDEAIHVILDMMANGATADTLRRTVHIHPTISELLPTIAGELGTIQPASRPTS